One genomic window of Polyangium aurulentum includes the following:
- a CDS encoding response regulator transcription factor gives MASTILAVDDSVTMRKVLEITFAGPEFRCVTVNGPDAALEKLKTEKPAVVIADVTLEGRNGYELCKAIKQASPTTPVLILSSKQNPYDAAKGSAAQADDHMDKPYDTQQMIDKVKKLLSAPAQAPKAAAAAAPAVAPAAAAAGQQVQPVKTPVAAAGASAPTAAAPQRAKTLLYNPGQNAPTAAPAKPEPAAAKPVATPTPAGGIPMQPKAAPGVSPAAAAAINGQMTARLEELGLNAQQIEGVLALSRDVIERVVWEVVPVMAETIIREEIARLTK, from the coding sequence GTGGCCAGCACCATCCTCGCCGTCGACGACAGCGTGACCATGCGTAAGGTCCTCGAGATCACGTTCGCTGGTCCCGAGTTTCGTTGCGTCACGGTAAACGGGCCCGATGCCGCCCTCGAAAAGCTCAAGACCGAGAAGCCGGCGGTTGTCATCGCCGACGTCACGCTCGAGGGCAGAAACGGCTACGAGCTCTGCAAGGCGATCAAACAGGCCTCCCCCACGACGCCCGTCCTGATCCTCTCGTCCAAGCAGAACCCGTACGACGCTGCCAAGGGCTCGGCCGCTCAGGCCGATGACCACATGGACAAGCCGTACGACACGCAGCAGATGATCGACAAGGTCAAGAAGCTCTTGTCGGCACCTGCGCAAGCGCCCAAGGCTGCGGCCGCGGCGGCTCCTGCGGTCGCCCCGGCGGCTGCGGCGGCAGGACAGCAGGTCCAGCCCGTGAAGACGCCCGTGGCCGCTGCGGGGGCTTCGGCTCCCACGGCTGCGGCGCCTCAGCGAGCCAAGACGCTGCTCTACAATCCGGGCCAGAACGCGCCGACGGCGGCTCCCGCCAAGCCCGAGCCTGCTGCGGCCAAGCCCGTCGCGACGCCCACGCCCGCAGGCGGCATCCCGATGCAGCCCAAGGCAGCGCCCGGGGTCTCGCCCGCGGCGGCTGCTGCGATCAACGGCCAGATGACCGCGCGCCTCGAGGAGCTCGGCCTGAACGCGCAGCAAATCGAGGGCGTCCTCGCGCTCTCCCGCGACGTCATCGAGCGCGTCGTGTGGGAGGTCGTCCCGGTCATGGCCGAGACGATCATCCGCGAAGAGATCGCGCGCCTGACGAAGTAG
- a CDS encoding RluA family pseudouridine synthase, which produces MPPQPEARAPGKRAKGPDKRPSAPARGPLSPAAPSATGAPDKTWTVPEPLGGRPLDGIVREFLGVPWSEARKLIETGKIAVGDEVVTDTTRRTRAGVTVALRMRAPLPKTARVQRLGEELIVYVDPSVVVVRKPAGISTVPYGDESPTEREETLDAIVRELLAKRDHVRGRAPLGVVQRLDKVTSGLIVFTRSFSAKKHLGQQLRVHSVHRVYHAIAHGDITRQVTHRSRLIADRGDGLRGSLGERELRGEGQMAVTHVTPIERLRGATLVACRLETGRTHQIRIHLAESGHPLVGERVYVRDYAGPTIEAPRLMLHAAELGFDHPADNRKMLFKEPPPEDFQKVLASLRLG; this is translated from the coding sequence ATGCCCCCCCAGCCCGAGGCCCGAGCGCCGGGCAAACGCGCGAAAGGCCCGGACAAGCGCCCCTCGGCCCCCGCCCGCGGCCCGCTCTCGCCCGCGGCGCCGAGCGCGACCGGCGCCCCCGACAAGACGTGGACCGTGCCCGAGCCGCTCGGCGGCAGGCCGCTCGACGGGATCGTGCGCGAGTTTCTGGGGGTGCCCTGGTCGGAGGCGCGCAAGCTCATCGAGACGGGGAAGATCGCGGTGGGCGACGAGGTCGTGACGGACACGACCCGGCGCACGCGTGCGGGCGTGACCGTGGCGCTGCGCATGCGCGCCCCGCTGCCCAAGACCGCGCGTGTGCAACGGCTCGGCGAGGAGCTCATCGTCTACGTCGACCCGAGCGTGGTGGTCGTGCGCAAGCCGGCCGGCATCAGCACGGTGCCCTACGGCGACGAGTCGCCCACCGAGCGTGAAGAGACGCTCGACGCGATCGTGCGCGAGCTGCTCGCGAAGCGGGATCACGTCCGCGGACGCGCGCCGCTCGGCGTCGTGCAGCGGCTCGACAAGGTGACGAGCGGCCTCATCGTGTTCACGCGCTCGTTCTCCGCGAAGAAGCACCTCGGCCAGCAGCTCCGCGTGCACTCGGTGCACCGCGTCTATCACGCCATCGCGCACGGCGACATCACGCGCCAGGTGACGCACCGCTCGCGGCTCATCGCGGACCGCGGCGATGGACTGCGCGGATCGCTCGGCGAGCGAGAGCTGCGCGGCGAGGGGCAGATGGCCGTGACGCACGTGACGCCGATCGAGCGGCTGCGCGGCGCGACGCTGGTCGCGTGTCGGCTCGAGACGGGACGAACGCACCAGATCCGCATCCACCTGGCCGAGTCGGGTCATCCGCTCGTGGGCGAGCGCGTCTACGTGCGCGACTACGCGGGCCCGACGATCGAGGCGCCGCGGCTGATGCTGCACGCCGCGGAGCTCGGCTTCGATCATCCGGCGGACAACAGGAAGATGCTCTTCAAGGAGCCGCCCCCCGAGGACTTCCAGAAGGTGCTCGCCTCGCTCCGCCTGGGCTAG